Proteins encoded by one window of Drosophila melanogaster chromosome X:
- the CG14422 gene encoding uncharacterized protein, which translates to MKIFYGALLVLGTAIIAQAAVARSNDESAQDTAQQSKYRLFKQPVQIEARSLQQLMSLKNPPCPPAATTTTSVPTTTTVTTSPTGPTTTTGTSTTTTTPTTTSTNPTTTARRSFNQNNLVDGNEDDDDEEFDQDVEEEKYLKDEDEVQEDDQDDDDNEDDGFQLVAPKASASSSSSIRRRNSASSSYGSSGNKNLSNSELMREIELRRQKELNEQLRKQLASSRRRSNQSRRRALNKRRRALRRQQQKRRRLSRRQQQKRRSQNRRHRNARRRQRRNNRLSRLRQRRRANRRRN; encoded by the exons ATGAAGATCTTCTACGGAGCTCTGCTGGTGCTGGGCACAGCAATTATTGCCCAGGCGGCTG TTGCCCGTTCCAACGACGAGTCCGCCCAGGATACCGCCCAACAGTCCAAGTACCGCCTGTTCAAGCAGCCAGTGCAGATCGAGGCACGCAGCTTACAGCAGCTTATGTCCCTGAAGAACCCACCTTGTCCTCCGGCAGCCACCACAACAACATCTGTGCCCACCACAACCACAGTGACGACCTCACCCACTGGGCCCACTACCACAACTGGAACGTCCACAACAACCACCACACCCACGACAACTTCCACAAACCCTACCACCACCGCTCGTCGCTCATTCAACCAGAACAATTTGGTCGACGGAaacgaggacgacgacgatgaggaGTTTGACCAGGATGTGGAGGAAGAGAAGTATCTGAAGGACGAGGATGAAGTGCAGGAGGACGACCAAGATGATGACGATAACGAGGACGACGGCTTCCAGCTTGTGGCTCCCAAAGCCTCTGCATCCTCATCCTCTTCTATTCGCCGTCGCAACAGCGCTAGCAGCTCCTACGGATCGTCCGGCAACAAGAATCTGTCCAACAGCGAATTGATGCGCGAAATCGAACTGCGCCGGCAGAAGGAACTCAACGAGCAGCTGCGCAAGCAGCTTGCCAGCTCCCGTCGCCGTTCCAACCAGAGCCGCCGTCGTGCCCTAAACAAACGCCGTCGTGCCCTTCGccgccagcagcagaagcgcCGCCGCCTGTCCCGtcgccagcagcagaagcgTCGCTCCCAGAACCGCCGTCATCGCAACGCCCGCCGCCGTCAGCGACGCAACAATCGCCTGAGCCGCCTCCGTCAGCGCCGTCGCGCCAACCGTCGCCGCAACTGA
- the CG14423 gene encoding uncharacterized protein, giving the protein MKLYAIVILSACCLLAAQAAPEKKMALKSRQVDQDAKVGQAASSAGASTSAKDPSSGRLFLKKFLTFKNLFSSNNQPVIPIIITGAGTGTSTGASPTSPTVTVTSTGTIPSATGTITTSPTTPTSTTSSARQTIIKGARYGSNDDDQEQNQEQDQDQDQEQDQELAQPAQAYPAELMDEQALQAALAAGAQEYEVVTTEHEVQGTGGATVEGGKATQSNNHISLRRKGARRGQVISVRIPPRYRRYFKNGQKVMLNTGSRPVSKRRVVRKRVPAKKINKNNRRRNGNKKNRRNRNKNRRNRITAV; this is encoded by the coding sequence ATGAAGTTGTACGCCATCGTTATCCTTTCGGCATGCTGTCTTCTGGCCGCACAAGCGGCACCCGAGAAGAAGATGGCCCTGAAGTCGCGTCAAGTCGACCAGGATGCCAAGGTGGGCCAGGCCGCTTCCAGTGCTGGTGCATCGACCTCTGCCAAGGATCCCTCCAGTGGCAGGCTGTTTCTCAAAAAGTTCCTAACCTTCAAGAACCTGTTTAGCAGCAACAATCAACCCGTGATTCCGATCATTATCACCGGCGCCGGAACCGGGACTAGCACAGGAGCCTCACCCACTTCGCCCACGGTGACAGTGACCTCGACAGGCACCATTCCCTCGGCCACTGGCACCATTACCACTTCGCCCACAACACCCACCTCGACGACATCGAGCGCACGGCAAACGATTATCAAGGGTGCCCGATATGGCAGCAACGATGACGACCAGGAGCAGAATCAGGAAcaggatcaggatcaggaCCAAGAACAGGACCAGGAGCTGGCCCAACCCGCACAGGCCTACCCCGCCGAGTTGATGGACGAGCAGGCTCTGCAGGCCGCCCTGGCCGCTGGCGCCCAGGAATACGAGGTGGTCACCACTGAGCACGAGGTCCAGGGAACTGGCGGAGCCACCGTCGAAGGCGGCAAGGCCACCCAAAGCAATAACCATATCAGTCTGCGACGCAAAGGCGCCCGCCGCGGCCAGGTGATCAGCGTTCGCATCCCACCCCGCTACCGCCGCTACTTCAAGAACGGCCAGAAGGTGATGCTCAATACCGGTAGTCGTCCCGTCTCCAAGCGTCGCGTGGTTCGCAAGCGAGTGCCTGCCAAGAAAATCAACAAGAACAACCGGAGGCGCAACGGCAACAAGAAGAATCGTCGCAATCGCAACAAGAACCGTCGCAATCGCATCACCGCCGTCTAA
- the CG17959 gene encoding uncharacterized protein, with protein MIVLIVVSILLPSIPEASAKACGSRLQLRAQNDPVDLSRLSEKQLKQLAEQLAKFKTQKDEYGGDLVEEEDDPEQDQQLEDAEDDHRGGSRPWNRVQRIIRRQLIKIPKRYLKKLLRQFGLARSAGYSGVRSANLTPQLEEYYLIPLQ; from the coding sequence ATGATCGTACTGATCGTGGTTTCAATCTTGTTACCATCAATTCCGGAGGCTTCTGCCAAAGCCTGTGGATCGAGACTCCAGTTGCGGGCTCAAAATGATCCCGTTGACCTCAGTCGTTTGAGCGAGAAGCAGCTAAAACAGCTGGCTGAGCAGTTGGCAAAATTCAAAACGCAGAAGGACGAATATGGCGGTGATCTGGTGGAGGAAGAGGATGACCCAGAACAGGATCAGCAGCTGGAGGATGCCGAGGACGATCACCGCGGCGGAAGTCGTCCATGGAACAGGGTGCAGCGGATAATCCGAAGACAGCTGATAAAAATACCCAAGAGATATCTCAAGAAGCTCCTAAGGCAATTTGGATTGGCCCGGAGTGCTGGATATAGCGGTGTCCGGAGTGCGAACTTGACTCCCCAGCTGGAGGAGTACTACCTAATACCACTGCAGTGA
- the CG3603 gene encoding uncharacterized protein, isoform B has translation MSVGVLAGKVALVTGAGSGIGRATCRLLARDGAKVIAVDRNLKAAQETVQELGSERSAALEVDVSSAQSVQFSVAEALKKFQQAPTIVVNSAGITRDGYLLKMPERDYDDVYGVNLKGTFLVTQAYAKAMIEQKLENGTIVNLSSIVAKMNNVGQANYAATKAGVISFTEVASKEFGKFGIRVNCILPGYIDTPMVAVVPDSVKQEVVQRCPLGRLGQPEEIAEVIAFLASPQSSYVNGAAIEVTGGLK, from the exons ATGTCAGTGGGAGTACTAGCTGGAAAAGTAGCCCTGGTAACAG GTGCCGGATCAGGAATTGGTCGTGCCACCTGCCGCCTTTTGGCCAGAGATGGTGCCAAAGTGATCGCCGTTGACCGCAATCTAAAGGCGGCCCAAGAAACCGTACAGGAATTGGGCTCTGAGCGATCTGCCGCCCTGGAGGTGGACGTTTCCTCTGCCCAGAGTGTTCAATTCTCGGTGGCCGAGGCCCTAAAGAAATTCCAGCAGGCACCCACTATTGTGGTCAATTCGGCTGGAATAACCCGAGATGGTTATCTGCTCAAGATGCCCGAACGGGACTACGATGACGTATACGGGGTCAATCTGAAGGGCACCTTTCTGGTTACCCAGGCCTATGCCAAGGCCATGATCGAGCAGAAACTGGAAAACGGCACCATTGTGAACCTCTCAAGCATCGTGGCCAAGATGAACAACGTGGGCCAGGCCAACTATGCGGCCACCAAGGCGGGCGTGATCTCCTTCACGGAGGTGGCCTCCAAGGAGTTCGGAAAGTTTGGCATCCGTGTGAACTGCATCCTGCCAGGCTACATAGACACGCCCATGGTAGCGGTTGTGCCCGATTCTGTAAAGCAGGAGGTGGTACAACGATGCCCCTTGGGCCGATTGGGTCAGCCGGAGGAGATCGCCGAGGTCATTGCCTTTTTGGCCTCCCCGCAATCGTCATACGTCAATGGGGCTGCCATCGAGGTCACCGGGGGCCTTAAATAA
- the rst gene encoding roughest, isoform B codes for MLHTMQLLLLATIVGMVRSSPYTSYQNQRFAMEPQDQTAVVGARVTLPCRVINKQGTLQWTKDDFGLGTSRDLSGFERYAMVGSDEEGDYSLDIYPVMLDDDARYQCQVSPGPEGQPAIRSTFAGLTVLVPPEAPKITQGDVIYATEDRKVEIECVSVGGKPAAEITWIDGLGNVLTDNIEYTVIPLPDQRRFTAKSVLRLTPKKEHHNTNFSCQAQNTADRTYRSAKIRVEVKYAPKVKVNVMGSLPGGAGGSVGGAGGGSVHMSTGSRIVEHSQVRLECRADANPSDVRYRWFINDEPIIGGQKTEMVIRNVTRKFHDAIVKCEVQNSVGKSEDSETLDISYAPSFRQRPQSMEADVGSVVSLTCEVDSNPQPEIVWIQHPSDRVVGTSTNLTFSVSNETAGRYYCKANVPGYAEISADAYVYLKGSPAIGSQRTQYGLVGDTARIECFASSVPRARHVSWTFNGQEISSESGHDYSILVDAVPGGVKSTLIIRDSQAYHYGKYNCTVVNDYGNDVAEIQLQAKKSVSLLMTIVGGISVVAFLLVLTILVVVYIKCKKRTKLPPADVISEHQITKNGGVSCKLEPGDRTSNYSDLKVDISGGYVPYGDYSTHYSPPPQYLTTCSTKSNGSSTIMQNNHQNQLQLQQQQQQSHHQHHTQTTTLPMTFLTNSSGGSLTGSIIGSREIRQDNGLPSLQSTTASVVSSSPNGSCSNQSTTAATTTTTHVVVPSSMALSVDPRYSAIYGNPYLRSSNSSLLPPPTAV; via the exons atgttgcacacgatgcagctgctcctgctggcCACTATTGTGGGCATGGTCAGGAGCTCGCCGTACACGAGCTATCAGAACCAACGGTTCGCCATGGAGCCGCAGGATCAGACGGCAGTGGTTGGGGCCAGGGTAACGCTACCCTGCCGAGTGATCAACAAACAGGGCACGCTCCAATGGACCAAGGATGACTTTGGACTTGGCACGTCCCGGGATCTGAGTGGATTCGAACGCTACGCGATGGTGGGCAGTGACGAGGAGGGTGACTACTCCCTGGACATTTATCCAGTGATGCTGGACGACGATGCTCGTTACCAGTGCCAAGTGAGCCCAGGTCCCGAGGGCCAACCAGCCATTAGGTCCACATTCGCCGGATTGACGGTGCTCGTTCCGCCCGAGGCGCCCAAAATCACACAGGGCGACGTCATCTATGCCACCGAGGATCGCAAAGTGGAGATCGAGTGCGTTTCGGTTGGCGGAAAGCCGGCTGCTGAG ATTACCTGGATTGATGGCCTGGGCAATGTCCTTACGGATAACATTGAGTACACGGTGATACCGCTGCCCGATCAGCGACGCTTTACGGCCAAGTCCGTCCTGCGATTGACCCCCAAAAAGGAACACCACAACACGAACTTCAGTTGCCAGGCGCAGAACACGGCGGACCGCACCTATCGCTCGGCGAAAATACGTGTCGAG GTGAAATATGCCCCCAAGGTGAAGGTGAATGTGATGGGCTCGCTTCCCGGCGGTGCAGGTGGTTCGGTTGGTGGTGCAGGCGGTGGCAGTGTCCACATGAGCACCGGTTCCCGTATTGTGGAGCATTCGCAGGTGCGCTTGGAGTGCCGGGCAGATGCGAATCCCAGCGATGTCCGGTACCGCTGGTTCATAAACGACGAACCGATCATCGGCGGCCAGAAGACAGAGATG GTGATACGCAATGTGACTCGCAAGTTCCACGATGCGATTGTCAAGTGCGAGGTGCAGAATTCCGTGGGCAAGAGTGAGGACAGCGAAACCCTTGACATAAGCT ATGCTCCCAGTTTCCGGCAGCGACCACAGTCAATGGAGGCGGACGTTGGCAGCGTGGTGTCCCTAACCTGCGAGGTGGACAGCAATCCGCAGCCGGAGATCGTCTGGATACAGCATCCCAGTGACCGGGTGGTCGGCACCAGCACAAATCTCACATTCAGTGTGAGCAATGAGACGGCTGGAAGGTACTACTGCAAGGCCAATGTACCCGGATACGCTGAGATTTCGGCAGATGCCTATGTCTATCTGAAGGGCTCGCCGGCGATTGGATCGCAGAGGACACAGTACGGACTGGTGGGAGATACGGCTCGGATCGAATGCTTTGCCAGCAGTGTTCCTCGAGCCCGTCACGTCTCGTGGACGTTCAACGGCCAGGAGATCAGCTCGGAATCGGGACACGACTATTCGATTCTGGTTGATGCCGTGCCGGGGGGCGTGAAGAGCACGCTCATCATTAGGGACAGCCAGGCCTACCACTACGGAAAGTACAACTGCACGGTGGTCAACGATTACGGCAACGACGTGGCCGAGATTCAGCTGCAAGCCAAGA AGAGCGTTTCCCTGCTGATGACAATTGTGGGCGGCATTTCGGTGGTGGCCTTCCTGCTGGTGCTGACCATTTTGGTTGTGGTCTACATCAAGTGTAAGAAGCGCACCAAGCTGCCGCCAGCGGATGTGATAAGCGAGCATCAGATCACGAAAAATGGCGGCGTTAGCTGCAAACTGGAACCAGGCGACCGGACCTCGAACTACAGCGATCTAAAGGTGGACATTTCGGGCGGCTATGTGCCCTACGGCGACTACAGTACGCACTACAGTCCGCCTCCGCAATACCTGACCACCTGTTCGACGAAATCCAATGGCAGCTCGACCATTATGCAGAACAACCATCAGAACCAATTGCaactacagcagcagcagcaacagagccaccaccagcaccacacACAGACGACGACCCTGCCGATGACCTTCCTGACCAACAGCAGCGGTGGCAGCTTGACTGGCAGTATTATTGGATCCCGTGAAATTCGCCAGGACAACGGGCTGCCCAGTCTGCAGTCGACCACCGCCTCGGTGGTTAGCTCATCGCCGAATGGCAGCTGCAGCAATCAGAGCACCActgccgccaccaccaccaccacccacgtGGTGGTGCCCAGCTCGATGGCCCTGAGTGTGGATCCCCGCTATAGCGCCATTTACGGCAATCCCTATCTTAGGTCCTCCAActcgtcgctgctgccgccACCCACTGCCGTTTAG